CGACGGCTGGTCGTATAAATTTACCGTAAAAAGCGACGTAAGATTCGGCGCCGAAAAGAGCGCCTGCAATGCGAAACCCGAATACTTTGCCGGTTTGAAAAATGCGATTTCGGAAAACCACGACGACGCATTGTTTTCGAGAAAAAAGCTTCCTCCTGTAAATGAAACGGCCGCGTTCATCATGAGCGGCAAATTGATGCGCATATCCGCCGATGCTGCAAAAATTCCGTCCTGCCGGTAAAAAAAAGAAGCACCGGAGCCCGCAAATCGCCGTATTTTTTCGGGAAAACGAATATCGGCCGCAAGCGCAAATTCTTTTTCTTCGCCGCCGGATGACGGAAGCGATGATGCGACGCCCGTTTTTGTCGAAAACGATTTTGCGAACGGAGATGCCGAAAAAGAAGGTGCGGGGGAGACAAGACGCGAAAAACTTCCGCCCGGAGAAAGCGTGCCGGCTTTTACCGTCAGCGGAAAAGGCAGCACCCGTGTAAGCGATAAAGCCGCCCCGTATTGCGGCAGATGAGCGGAAGCTCTACTGAAATTCGGTAAGGCGATATCCGATACCGCTTCATAAAACCGCAGATCGGCGTCGCGGAAAAGTGCGCGCATAGCGCAAGCCGTACCGGCCGCCGCTTGATCGAAATCCGCGGCATTGAATCGAAATGAAGAAGAGGAGCTTATATCGATTCGTTTAAAAAGCGCTTCCGATTTCGGTCTTGTCCCGGACTTTTGCTCCGCTTTCGGTTCGGAATCTCGATTCACATTTTTTCGGTTTTTCGTTTCCGATGCAGTGCTTTGCTCTGTTTGCGCTTCCGATTTTCGCTTCGCTTTCGGTTCCGCGTTCAAGTGTGTTTTTTGTTCAGCTTTCGGTTTTTCGGCAGCGGATAATCGATGTGCGGGCGAAAATACCGAGAAGGCTGCGACGATCAATATACAGCGATAGTTCATACCCTAATATTCGCCGTAAATTTTCGGTTTCGGAGTTTTTTTGCTCGGTAAATTCAAAAAAAGCGATGCATGCGCGGGAGCGTTTTCCCGTGAGCGCGCTTTGAGTCGGGGGCGGCGTTATGTGCGAAGATAAAAAAACCGGATGCGCTTTAGTACTAATACATATCCCTATTTGTAGGACTAACATCCGGCGCTCTCGCTGGAGTGGAAAACACCGAATGTGGGGGGATGCCGCTTTTATACTGTTTGACCTCTTGGTAATGTAACAAATAACTTATTCTTTCTTGTCATTTTAATACCCCCTGATTATTTCGTTTTGAAATCTCTAAATATACAGTTTTATATTCAGTATCATTTAATTTTGTTAATCCGACACTATAACTTCGATCTTTATTTTGTAAAACAGTATATAATCCCGTATCTGGAATACATCTAATACTTTTTTACATCGTCTTCTTCTGAGATTTCCATATGTACAGTACCATCATATTGATCTTTTCGAATTTTATTTTTTCATGGTCTAAAAAAGTACTCCTCTTTACAAGATTCTAATAAATCATTTTTAAAACTCAATATTATTATGTATGAATAAAGATAAAATCCTTTCGTAAATGAAAACCCTCTTTGAAAATATGCTATTTTTTTTTCATCGTTATCTTTTATAATTATTGGAATTCCTAATTTTTGAACTACGTTCTTATAAGAGGTTCCTTTTTTAAATTTTTGAACTTCTTTATATTTTACAAACCTATTATAATAGGTTTTATAAAGATAATCCGTTTCGTGAACTAGAATTAACTGATATGTAAAAGGATTTACATAAGAAATCAAAAACTCTCCTTGTAGCGCATTAATTTTATGTAAGAATATAGGATTTTCCTGTTCAATTTTTTTCAATTCTTCAAGATTTATTTCTTTCTGTTGAGGAACAGAACAACTTATTAGCATAAATATACAATATATGATATTAATTTTTTTCATTGTTCAACTCCGTTTTTATAAATTACTGCATTGTCAAGACCGACACCGGAGTCTACACTTGTTCTATTAGCTATAACAGTTGCTTTTGGTAATGCTTTTGAAATTGCTTGAGCTATATTTATTGGGTCTTTAGAATTTGCCCACGCCTTTGTATTTACATTAGTTGAATTTTTATGATTATTAGGATTGGCACCACTATTACATCCGCCCAATACTATCGTAACATCTTCCGCCATCAATCCTTCATCAACTAATTTTTTTAAATCAGCGATGAAAGCTGCTTCTTTTCCTGACCTAAAACCAGAAATAAAATCAGAAACATTATCCTCATAAAGATTATTACCGACATTACCAAAATCAATAGCGTAAGGCACACCATGCGTAGAAAAATATAAATCTGTTATTGGATTATTTTTTGAAGCACTATTGCGAAGTGCCTTTATTGCATTTATACCAGAAGTAGTAGCGCCATAATTCCCTATCCCCTTTAAACAAATAATCCAATTAGCTGATACAACAGTATAGCCATTATTCACTGCTGCTTCATAAAATGATTTTCTCTCTCCCCATTTATCTGCATTTCCAACTATTGCAACTTTATTATCATTCCCATCCGGGTCTATATAGCGTACCGGGTTGTTTGCCCCATAGGCATACAAATTGCAATTGATGTGATTGAAGATTCCGCCCATACCGGGCAAATTTTGGTTATGTTTGCGTGCCTCGTCGTTTATGGGAGCCTGCGGAATGTAATCGCCCAGAGCCGGATCGGTAGAAATCCATGTAGAATATTTACTGTCGAGATACCGTGCCCCGTAGTAGTAGAGACCGGTTTCAGGATCGAGCTCTTTTGCCGTAAACTTGTATGGAAGATATGCAAGACCTTTGTTGTCTGTCCGTTCAATCCACGTCTCGCCGTACGGCGTGTATTCTATACGTTGATATTCATCGCCTTTATAGTCGGAAATGAGACTTGCAGAACCTAAATGATCGGAATGGTAGAAATATTGCTGTAATTCTTCCGCATCCGCACGAGGATCGTTTCTGAGGCAAAGCTTCGTTACTATTCTCGTCTCTTCCAAATACACGTTCTTAGCGTACTGTCCGCCGTGAATGCTGTTGCCGGCGTCCGTATGCAGGCTCCACATTTTGTTAAAGTAGAGTGTTTCACTTGATAAGTCTCTTGCAATCTATTTACATAATATTTGTAAATACAATATTTCGGTAAATAAAATATACTAACTTATAGCTGTATTTTCAATACCTCGCTTTAGACTACAATATTTGAAACAAAACCTATTGTAGCCCCTGTAACAGTTCCACGAAGCATATTGGCTATAAAATTCCCATCCGGGGCCATATAGCGTACCGGGTTATTTACCCCATAGGCATATAAATTGCAAAGTTTGAGGTTGCTTCAATCCGTTGCAGAAGAAGTCTGCGTAATATAGCTTTCTCCCGATTTAAAATCGTTTATCTGACCGACCCGCGTCCGCCAGTATTCGGCTTCGCTTTTCGTCACGTAGGGACCTATCCTCACGCGGTAAAACACTTTTCCTTTACCGTCTTTGTACGTAAACACATCGGCGGAAATTTTGTTTTCGTCGAGAACGCTCCGTGCCGCATCTGCGCCGTTTTTATTTGCAAAAGAAGCGGCCTGCACCCAATACTGCGTTTTTCCCGCACTCGTTTTTGCTTTCGGTTTTGCCGCGGTATTTTTTTGTGTCGCTTTCGGCGTAACGGATTTTTTTGCCGTGTTTCCTTTCGAAGCGTTATTTTTCGTCACCGCCGTTTTCGGAGCGGACGAGGGTTTTTGTGTCGGAGAGACGGTTGCCGCACTTCGAGATTTCGCTGCGGAATATTGCGATGCAGTCGGTACTTCTTTTGCACCGTCTTCTCTCGTGTCTATCGAAGATGCGCGGGATGTTTGTCTTGCCGTCTCCATCGATTTGGCGCTCGTTTCATTTTTCGGTATAACGGTATCGCTCGGAGAAGTATCGCTCGATCGGAGCGTATTCAAATCGATCAGCGTGGAGCCGTCCGGAGCGCTCTGCGTATTTCGGGGATTTTCAATGCCGTACACGGTCGCATTTTGCGCAAACACGGTCATATCTCCGACTTGCGTTGTTGCACTCCGTTCCGTACTTTGCGTTTCTCCGGCTTCCGGTTTTGCCGGATTTTCGAAATCGATTTTATCTGCAGGTACATCGCCTTTAGCCGTTTCATTTTCGGAAGCGCTGCCGGCAGGAGAAGGTGTCCCTGCCGCTATCCAGCCGCCCGACGAGGGTTTTACGATCGGTGTCGTCGACTGTACTTTGTGCGTATCGGGTTTAAAGAGGATGATCGCAGGTAAAAGGACGGCAAGCAAAAATATGCCGACTGCAGCGATAATCCATAAAGTACCTTTTTGTTCCATGATTTTCCCCTGTGAGTATCGGGAACCTCTAAAAACTGCAGTTTTTAGAGGTAACTTTGAAATACTGCTCTACTGTAAATATCGGCACGCGGAAAATATAATTAAGCGATTTGTTTCATAGAACGAATGTCGAGCTTTCGAAAGAAAACTCGAAGTTAAACGAAACGCGCTATTTCAGCGTTTCGTTTAAACCTTCGATTATGCAATACGCACATCGATATTGTGATTTTCCAAGATTTTAATCCATTTAGGGGTTATCCCACTATCCGTAATAACCATATCAATCTCATCAAATTCCGCAAAATAATTTGCGGTAACAACACCGAATTTACTCGAATCCAACAGCAGTATTCTCTGGGCAGCAGATTCAATAAAAGCTCTCTTATTACCCACGCTATGTGCATTAATGCACGTTATTCCAAGCGACTCGTGTACTCCCGACGCTGAAAGGAAAGCCTTCTTTGCGCGCAAAGTACGAATAAATGTTTGAGATTGATCTGATGTAAAGGTTTGATCTATCTTGTTATAGTATCCTCCGGACATAACAAGTTCAATATTAGAGAATTTCAGGAGCCCTTCCATTAGAGCAAAATTGCTGCAAAGTACTGTGAACTCAATTTCATTTGGAAGAAATGAAGGGATTCTTGCAGTTGTTGTCCCATTATCCATAAATATCCAGTCATCTGGTCTAATTAAGGATGCAGCGTACTTGGCAATTTTCTCTTTTTCTTTTAAGTGCTGGATACTCGCATATCTCAAATCATACGAAAATTCTTCTAACGAATTCATCCGATTATCTGATGTATTATTTAATGACGCAGCAAAGCCATGCAGTCTACGCAATGCTCCGCTTTTTTGAAGAATATCAAGGTCCCTTCTTACTGTCATTTCGGAAACCCCTATAAGTTCTGAAAGCTCCTTGGTAGTTATTTTTTTTCTCTCATTTACAATTTGAATAACTCTTTCAAACCTTACTTCGCGATTTTCCAATTTACCCATAAAATTACCTGCCTTGATTTTCATTCACATTATAAGCAATCACACAACAGCAGACGAAAGAGATCCGCATTTCTTTAGAACATAAAAATGAAAACCGTGAGCCGTATATATAATTTTAACACATTCACAAAAAAGTGTCATTGTTATTTATTTTTTCCACGGAAATCAACTTTTACTTCGGACTGTTTAAAAACTCGATAAAATGATAGACTGGATGCATGAAGTGAAAAGAATTAAAAGACGCAAATAGATATAGGTGAGCCTGCCGTATC
This Treponema socranskii subsp. buccale DNA region includes the following protein-coding sequences:
- a CDS encoding RHS repeat domain-containing protein, with protein sequence MYLEETRIVTKLCLRNDPRADAEELQQYFYHSDHLGSASLISDYKGDEYQRIEYTPYGETWIERTDNKGLAYLPYKFTAKELDPETGLYYYGARYLDSKYSTWISTDPALGDYIPQAPINDEARKHNQNLPGMGGIFNHINCNLYAYGANNPVRYIDPDGNDNKVAIVGNADKWGERKSFYEAAVNNGYTVVSANWIICLKGIGNYGATTSGINAIKALRNSASKNNPITDLYFSTHGVPYAIDFGNVGNNLYEDNVSDFISGFRSGKEAAFIADLKKLVDEGLMAEDVTIVLGGCNSGANPNNHKNSTNVNTKAWANSKDPINIAQAISKALPKATVIANRTSVDSGVGLDNAVIYKNGVEQ
- a CDS encoding SPOR domain-containing protein is translated as MEQKGTLWIIAAVGIFLLAVLLPAIILFKPDTHKVQSTTPIVKPSSGGWIAAGTPSPAGSASENETAKGDVPADKIDFENPAKPEAGETQSTERSATTQVGDMTVFAQNATVYGIENPRNTQSAPDGSTLIDLNTLRSSDTSPSDTVIPKNETSAKSMETARQTSRASSIDTREDGAKEVPTASQYSAAKSRSAATVSPTQKPSSAPKTAVTKNNASKGNTAKKSVTPKATQKNTAAKPKAKTSAGKTQYWVQAASFANKNGADAARSVLDENKISADVFTYKDGKGKVFYRVRIGPYVTKSEAEYWRTRVGQINDFKSGESYITQTSSATD
- a CDS encoding DeoR/GlpR family DNA-binding transcription regulator; this translates as MKIKAGNFMGKLENREVRFERVIQIVNERKKITTKELSELIGVSEMTVRRDLDILQKSGALRRLHGFAASLNNTSDNRMNSLEEFSYDLRYASIQHLKEKEKIAKYAASLIRPDDWIFMDNGTTTARIPSFLPNEIEFTVLCSNFALMEGLLKFSNIELVMSGGYYNKIDQTFTSDQSQTFIRTLRAKKAFLSASGVHESLGITCINAHSVGNKRAFIESAAQRILLLDSSKFGVVTANYFAEFDEIDMVITDSGITPKWIKILENHNIDVRIA